In Perca fluviatilis chromosome 14, GENO_Pfluv_1.0, whole genome shotgun sequence, a genomic segment contains:
- the LOC120572222 gene encoding uncharacterized protein LOC120572222 isoform X1, whose protein sequence is MLLLLICWIIAGITAEDPPMRHYSVKNGSLCLKVGGSPPFQDVKWSFTDKLIVFKENITPKYKGKVDYNSSHHSLCINKLTETDSGEYKIAYISSDPDSHFVESVEIHRVIVENTVPRPVMRMSGLHSNLSAGFCNITVNCSIQDDWALSVCDEDSCRTSQRSLFRKVNITIFTDNTSIICSGNNHISTSNVSKSIETMCFRESNPEHEEASEQPTVIVIVIIACLSLCAFAVFVAKGIFSTEYNHQTATSTAPIIQSQPVEAQSVPRVSTSSSSQAEACYENVDATQPCQTSSPTISPRDELGSKQSQTVDTVYSFLQVPNVTSSLGKIDGSKGHMEVQEASTSQYFPQDEAQQSAKIDTVYSVLQKPKNLKSQHHQ, encoded by the exons ATGCTTCTTCTTCTGATTTGTTGGATTATTGCAG GGATTACAGCAGAGGACCCACCAATGAGGCACTACAGTGTGAAAAATGGCTCCTTATGTTTAAAAGTTGGAGGATCGCCACCATTTCAAGATGTCAAGTGGAGTTTTACTGATAAACTAATTGTTTTCAAAGAAAACATCACACCTAAATACAAAGGCAAAGTGGATTATAATTCAAGTCACCACTCCTTGTGTATCAACAAACTCACTGAGACAGACAGTGGCGAATATAAAATTGCATATATTTCATCAGACCCTGATTCTCATTTTGTTGAATCAGTTGAAATCCACAGAGTAATTGTTGAAA ATACTGTTCCCAGACCTGTCATGAGGATGTCAGGACTGCACTCCAACCTGTCTGCTGGATTCTGCAACATCACAGTAAACTGCTCCATCCAGGATGACTGGGCATTGTCTGTCTGTGACGAAGACAGTTGCAGAACATCTCAGAGATCATTATTCAGGAAGGTCAACATCACCATCTTCACTGACAACACATCTATTATCTGCAGTGGCAACAACCACATCAGCACAAGCAATGTGTCTAAAAGCATAGAGACAATGT GCTTTAGAGAATCTAACCCTGAGCATGAAGAGGCATCAGAACAGCCCACTGTGATTGTAATAGTAATTATTGCGTGTCTATCCCTCTGTGCGTTTGCCGTGTTTGTCGCTAAGGGGATTTTTTCAACAGAATATAATCATCAG ACGGCGACATCTACTGCTCCGATAATACAAAGCCAGCCAGTGGAGGCACAATCTGTGCCTAGAGTCTCTACCTCTTCTTCCAGTCAAGCTGAGGCCTGTTATGAAAACGTGGATGCCACACAGCCCTGCCAGACCAGCAGCCCAACCATCAGCCCAAGAGATGAGTTGGGGTCCAAGCAAAGTCAGACAGTAGATACTGTCTATAGCTTTTTACAGGTACCAAACGTGACTTCCTCTCTAGGCAAGATTGATGGTAGTAAAGGACACATGGAGGTACAAGAGGCATCAACTTCACAGTATTTCCCCCAGGATGAGGCACAGCAATCTGCGAAAATTGACACAGTGTACAGTGTGTTGCAAAAGCCCAAAAATCTAAAGTCACAGCACCACCAATAG
- the LOC120573483 gene encoding ATP-sensitive inward rectifier potassium channel 10-like, translating to MTSATPTSSEGSSPQKVCHSQTQTDITKPLLGSPAGNGGAGAGGGGALAGGPNALRRRRRVLSKDGRSNVRIEHISGRGALYLRDLWTTFLDMQWRYKFFLFSATFAGTWFVFGVFWYLVALVHGDLLEFDPPSNHTPCVMEVKTLTGAFLFSLESQTTIGYGFRCITEECPAAIILLIFQLVITMVMEIFITGTFLAKVARPKKRGETVKFSQHAVVANHEGRPCLMIRVANMRKSLLLGCQVTGKLLQTSLTKEGETVRLDQRNVPFQVDTSSDSPFLIIPLTFYHIIDENSPLRAWAVKGGGWTDPELADFELLVIMSATVEPTSATCQVRTSYLPDEILWGYEVSPVVSLSPSGKYVADFAFFDKVAKTKTPPLFKQALPPSPPSQASRHHGGKEAGTDPEKMRLEENYRGEQKGRDRGRIRDSSPHSVRISNV from the exons ATGACCTCAGCCACTCCAACCTCCTCTGAAGGCTCCTCCCCTCAGAAAGTATGCCACTCCCAGACGCAGACTGACATCACCAAGCCCCTGCTGGGCTCCCCAGCGGGGAACGGAGGTGCTGGTGCAGGTGGAGGAGGAGCACTAGCTGGAGGGCCCAATGCTCTGCGAAGGAGGCGCCGCGTCCTCTCCAAAGACGGACGAAGCAATGTGCGCATCGAGCACATAAGCGGGCGAGGGGCGCTCTACCTCCGCGACCTCTGGACCACTTTCCTGGACATGCAATGGCGCTACAagttcttcctcttctctgccACCTTTGCTGGGACCTGGTTTGTGTTCGGAGTGTTTTGGTACCTGGTGGCATTGGTGCATGGAGATCTACTGG AGTTTGACCCCCCCTCCAACCATACTCCATGTGTAATGGAGGTGAAGACCCTGACGGGagccttcctcttctctctggaGTCTCAGACCACAATTGGCTATGGTTTCCGGTGCATCACCGAGGAGTGCCCTGCCGCCATTATCCTGCTCATCTTTCAGCTGGTCATCACCATGGTGATGGAGATTTTCATCACCGGCACTTTCCTTGCGAAG GTCGCTCGTCCCAAGAAGAGAGGCGAGACAGTGAAGTTTAGTCAACACGCTGTTGTGGCAAATCATGAGGGCCGGCCCTGCCTCATGATCCGAGTGGCCAACATGCGCAAAAGCCTTCTGTTAGGATGCCAG GTGACGGGGAAGTTGCTTCAGACGTCCCTGACAAAGGAGGGCGAGACTGTGAGGCTGGACCAGCGAAATGTGCCTTTCCAGGTGGACACGTCGAGCGACAGCCCCTTCCTCATCATCCCCCTGACTTTCTACCACATCATTGACGAAAACAGCCCCCTCAGGGCCTGGGCAGTAAAAG gTGGTGGTTGGACAGACCCGGAGCTGGCTGACTTTGAGCTGCTGGTGATAATGAGCGCCACGGTTGAGCCGACCTCTGCTACCTGTCAGGTTCGAACATCCTACCTTCCGGACGAGATCCTGTGGGGCTACGAAGTTTCCCCCGTcgtctccctgtctccctcagGGAAATATGTGGCCGATTTCGCCTTCTTTGACAAAGTGGCCAAAACCAAAACCCCGCCACTCTTCAAGCAGGCCCTGCCACCGAGCCCGCCATCACAGGCGTCCCGTCACCACGGCGGCAAGGAGGCCGGGACGGACCCAGAGAAGATGCGACTGGAGGAGAACTACAGGGGGGAACAGAAGGGGCGAGACAGGGGGCGCATCAGAGATAGCAGCCCACATAGTGTGCGTATTAGTAATGtgtga
- the LOC120572222 gene encoding uncharacterized protein LOC120572222 isoform X2 — MLLLLICWIIAGITAEDPPMRHYSVKNGSLCLKVGGSPPFQDVKWSFTDKLIVFKENITPKYKGKVDYNSSHHSLCINKLTETDSGEYKIAYISSDPDSHFVESVEIHRVIVENTVPRPVMRMSGLHSNLSAGFCNITVNCSIQDDWALSVCDEDSCRTSQRSLFRKVNITIFTDNTSIICSGNNHISTSNVSKSIETMCFRESNPEHEEASEQPTVIVIVIIACLSLCAFAVFVAKGIFSTEYNHQTATSTAPIIQSQPVEAQSVPRVSTSSSSQAEACYENVDATQPCQTSSPTISPRDELGSKQSQTVDTVYSFLQAD; from the exons ATGCTTCTTCTTCTGATTTGTTGGATTATTGCAG GGATTACAGCAGAGGACCCACCAATGAGGCACTACAGTGTGAAAAATGGCTCCTTATGTTTAAAAGTTGGAGGATCGCCACCATTTCAAGATGTCAAGTGGAGTTTTACTGATAAACTAATTGTTTTCAAAGAAAACATCACACCTAAATACAAAGGCAAAGTGGATTATAATTCAAGTCACCACTCCTTGTGTATCAACAAACTCACTGAGACAGACAGTGGCGAATATAAAATTGCATATATTTCATCAGACCCTGATTCTCATTTTGTTGAATCAGTTGAAATCCACAGAGTAATTGTTGAAA ATACTGTTCCCAGACCTGTCATGAGGATGTCAGGACTGCACTCCAACCTGTCTGCTGGATTCTGCAACATCACAGTAAACTGCTCCATCCAGGATGACTGGGCATTGTCTGTCTGTGACGAAGACAGTTGCAGAACATCTCAGAGATCATTATTCAGGAAGGTCAACATCACCATCTTCACTGACAACACATCTATTATCTGCAGTGGCAACAACCACATCAGCACAAGCAATGTGTCTAAAAGCATAGAGACAATGT GCTTTAGAGAATCTAACCCTGAGCATGAAGAGGCATCAGAACAGCCCACTGTGATTGTAATAGTAATTATTGCGTGTCTATCCCTCTGTGCGTTTGCCGTGTTTGTCGCTAAGGGGATTTTTTCAACAGAATATAATCATCAG ACGGCGACATCTACTGCTCCGATAATACAAAGCCAGCCAGTGGAGGCACAATCTGTGCCTAGAGTCTCTACCTCTTCTTCCAGTCAAGCTGAGGCCTGTTATGAAAACGTGGATGCCACACAGCCCTGCCAGACCAGCAGCCCAACCATCAGCCCAAGAGATGAGTTGGGGTCCAAGCAAAGTCAGACAGTAGATACTGTCTATAGCTTTTTACAG GCAGATTAA